CGAGAACGGCGAGAAACGCCGGCAGGTGGAGCAGGCGATCGACGCTCCCGTTCAACTCGGCAAGCCGGTCAAGCACCTGCTGGAGATCGTCGCCCGCGATTTCGGTCTGGAGCGGCTCGCCGCGGCGGTGCGCAAGCCCCTGGCCGGCCTCAAGGTCGCCTGCTATTACGGCTGCCTGCTGACCCGCCCGCCCGAGGTTTCCGAGCTCGACGACAGCGAGGCGCCGACCATCATGGAGCGGGTCATTGCCGCGGCCGGCGCCGAGACCGTCGCCTGGAGCCACCGCATGGAGTGCTGCGGCGCCAACTTCACCCTGTCGCGCCCCGGCGTGGTCATCAAGCTCTCCGGCGACATCCTCGCCTCGGCGAAGGCAGCTGGCGCCGACTGCCTGATGGTCGCCTGCCCCTTGTGCCACGGCAACCTCGACATCCGCCAGCAGGAGATCGAGGAGGCAAGCGGCGAACGCTACAACCTCCCGGTCTTCTACGTCACCCAGCTGCTGGGCCTGGCCTGCGGGGTGGCGGCGGGGAAGCTGGGGTTCGAGAGCATGATCGTCAGCCCGGCCGGGCTATTAAAAGAAAAACAGCTTCTTTAACCACAGAGGGACAGAGAACACAGAGGAAAAGCAATGCAAGCAAGCGCTTTGTTCTGGTGGGAAACCCGACCAGTGATTTCCGGTTTTTCTCTGTGCCCTCTGTGATCTCTGCGGCAAAAAGGTTTTAAAGGATTTTCAATGTCCAGAATCGGCGTTTTCGTCTGTCACTGCGGGGAGAACATCTCCCGCACCGTCGACGTGGAAAAGGTGGCGCAGCAGGCCGCGGAGCTCTCCGGTGTCGCCTATGCCTGCGACTACAAGTACATGTGTTCCGACCCCGGGCAGAACCTGCTCAAGAAGGCGGTCGCCGAGCACCGGCTCGACGGCGTCGTGGTCGCCGCCTGCTCCCCGCGGATGCACGAGAAGACCTTCCGCAAGGCGGCCCAGGCCGCCGGTCTCAACCCCTTCCTCTGCGAGATGGCCAACATCCGCGAGCACTGCTCCTGGGTGCACGAGGACCGGGGGGAGGCGACGGCCAAGGCGAGCGAGATCGTCGGCATGCTGGTCGAGCGGGTGAAGAAGGACAAGAAGCTCGTCCCGATCACCGTCCCCGTCACCAAGCGCGCCCTGGTCATCGGCGGCGGCATCGCCGGCATCCAGGCGGCCCTCGACATCGCCGACGCCGGCCACCAGGTGGTCCTGGTCGAGCGCGAGCCCTCCATCGGCGGGCACATGGCCCAGCTCTCCGAGACCTTCCCGACGCTGGACTGCTCCCAGTGCATCATGACGCCGAAGATGGTCGACGTCGCCAACCACCCCAATATCACCCTGCACACGTATTCCGAGATCGAGAGCGTCGACGGCTACATCGGCAATTTCCAGGTGACCATCCGCAAGAAAGCGCGATCGGTCGACATGGGCAAGTGCACCGGCTGCGGCGTCTGCATGGCCAAGTGCCCGCAGAAGAAGATCCCCAACCGCTTCGACAAGGACCTCGGCACCCGCCCCGCCATCTACGTCCCGTTCCCCCAGGCCGTCCCCAACACCCCGGTGATCGACCGGGAGCACTGCACGTACTTCAAGAGCGGCAAGTGCGGGGTCTGCGCCAAGGTCTGCGGACCCCAGGCCGTGGACTACGCCCAGCAGGACGAGCTCGTCACCGAACCGGTCGGGGCGGTGGTCGTCGCCACCGGCTTCGAGCTCTACGACATCGGCCCCAAGCCGGAAGGTTCTGCCTATGAGGGGTACGGCGAGTTCGGCTACGGCACCATCCCCGACGTCATCGACGGCCTCACCTTCGAGCGGCTCGCCTCGGCCAGCGGCCCGACCGGCGGCAAGATCGTGCGCCCCTCCGACGGCGCCGAGCCCAAGTCGGTGG
Above is a window of Desulfuromonadales bacterium DNA encoding:
- a CDS encoding CoB--CoM heterodisulfide reductase iron-sulfur subunit B family protein: MTPKNVLNYSYYPGCSLHASAIEFDASTRGLFKTLRIGLHEVPDWLCCGATPAHNVDELLSLSLCAKNLELSGKVEGDLAVACAACFSRLKTAQHKLAENGEKRRQVEQAIDAPVQLGKPVKHLLEIVARDFGLERLAAAVRKPLAGLKVACYYGCLLTRPPEVSELDDSEAPTIMERVIAAAGAETVAWSHRMECCGANFTLSRPGVVIKLSGDILASAKAAGADCLMVACPLCHGNLDIRQQEIEEASGERYNLPVFYVTQLLGLACGVAAGKLGFESMIVSPAGLLKEKQLL
- a CDS encoding CoB--CoM heterodisulfide reductase iron-sulfur subunit A family protein; this translates as MSRIGVFVCHCGENISRTVDVEKVAQQAAELSGVAYACDYKYMCSDPGQNLLKKAVAEHRLDGVVVAACSPRMHEKTFRKAAQAAGLNPFLCEMANIREHCSWVHEDRGEATAKASEIVGMLVERVKKDKKLVPITVPVTKRALVIGGGIAGIQAALDIADAGHQVVLVEREPSIGGHMAQLSETFPTLDCSQCIMTPKMVDVANHPNITLHTYSEIESVDGYIGNFQVTIRKKARSVDMGKCTGCGVCMAKCPQKKIPNRFDKDLGTRPAIYVPFPQAVPNTPVIDREHCTYFKSGKCGVCAKVCGPQAVDYAQQDELVTEPVGAVVVATGFELYDIGPKPEGSAYEGYGEFGYGTIPDVIDGLTFERLASASGPTGGKIVRPSDGAEPKSVVFIQCVGSRAREKGISYCSKICCMYTAKHTMLYHHKVHDGQAFVFFMDARTPGKGYDEFWRRAVEEEEAVYIRGMVSRLYQKGGKVVVMGSDVLVGVRVEIEADLVVLATAVQARQGADTLAQKLGISYDKYNFYSEAHAKLKPVECATAGVYLAGACQGPKDIPDTVSQASAAAAKVMTLFARDELEREPIVARVDDKRCVACFYCRKVCPYGAVEEKEIRDRQGNLIRVVAWVNPGVCGGCGTCQASCPSKSVELDGYTDEQIMAMIEAL